A genomic window from Carassius auratus strain Wakin chromosome 45, ASM336829v1, whole genome shotgun sequence includes:
- the LOC113062833 gene encoding costars family protein ABRACL produces the protein MNVEHEVTLLVDEIRRLGSKNADGKISVKFGVLFNDDQCANLFEALVGTLKAAKRKKVIAFEGELLLQGVHDNVDVILLQD, from the exons ATGAATGTGGAACATGAAGTTACACTGCTCGTTGATGAGATCCGTCGATTGGGCAGTAAAA ATGCAGATGGGAAGATCAGCGTCAAATTTGGAGTCTTGTTTAATGATGACCAGTGCGCCAACCTCTTTGAAGCTCTGGTCGGAACGCTGAAAGCGGCCAAGCGAAAGAAGGTCATCGCGTTCGAAGGGGAGCTCTTACTGCAAGGAGTACATGACAACGTTGATGTCATATTACTGCAGGACTGA